A genomic segment from Thermodesulfobacteriota bacterium encodes:
- a CDS encoding PQQ-binding-like beta-propeller repeat protein, with amino-acid sequence MRRILSVFAVLCLVAAFIFAAGFNPFSAVGAPPAGDSIRGKVHVQHGSAAGVYVVAESTGLDPAVRKAVAADNGGKFEITGLPDDDYNVWVRGNCFEDSDPITARPAKRSYQIHIRNAAAEWTVPNKDDWNHRWACSRIKASNVDDLEVAWTRDITATTSYGAFASMPIIADGKMYIQDLNSNIAALDLETGQELWTVDYDESVIGPNGLNLHDGVLYGVTRTTVFALNPADGAELWREDVLEGGRHFSIAPAVHDGRVYAGSITRANGGIIFALDAATGGTVWTFNTLLDPTVIPPDNGAGGVWYTPAVDLDGDVYYGTGNAYTTPRHNLENPDPILYTNSLLKLGGASGSLEWYFQGVPNDFYDWDMQTAPLYVAEDEPIVLGAGKMGYIYAFDPDDGTLLWKTSVGFHNGHDDDSVNALENPGSVVIEPPLVIAPGVYGGVETPMAYKDGVVYAAIANLATTLSDLDINYGGATGTFDFDGNTGEMAALDVSNGSILWTTDLPGMAFGAATISNDLVFTTSFDGKVFALSRSDGSIVWQDELPAGTNAPIVIAGDYLVTAASFPQDETGQAQLVVYKLGN; translated from the coding sequence ATGCGCAGGATATTGAGCGTGTTCGCAGTCTTGTGTTTGGTTGCCGCATTTATTTTCGCGGCGGGCTTTAATCCTTTCAGCGCCGTCGGGGCCCCGCCGGCCGGCGATTCGATAAGGGGCAAGGTTCACGTTCAGCACGGGAGCGCCGCCGGAGTTTACGTGGTCGCGGAATCCACCGGGCTCGACCCGGCGGTCCGCAAGGCAGTGGCCGCCGACAACGGGGGGAAGTTCGAGATAACGGGCCTTCCGGACGACGACTATAATGTGTGGGTGAGGGGGAACTGTTTCGAGGATTCCGATCCCATAACGGCCAGGCCGGCCAAGAGGAGTTACCAGATCCACATACGGAACGCCGCCGCAGAGTGGACCGTCCCGAACAAGGACGATTGGAACCACCGCTGGGCGTGCTCGCGCATAAAGGCTTCGAACGTGGACGATCTGGAAGTTGCCTGGACGCGCGACATCACCGCGACGACTTCGTACGGGGCCTTCGCGTCGATGCCGATAATAGCCGACGGAAAGATGTACATACAGGACCTGAACTCGAACATCGCCGCGCTCGATCTCGAGACGGGGCAGGAGCTCTGGACGGTCGATTACGACGAGTCCGTCATCGGGCCGAACGGGCTCAACCTCCACGACGGCGTGCTTTACGGCGTGACGAGGACGACGGTCTTCGCGCTTAACCCGGCGGACGGCGCGGAGCTCTGGCGAGAGGACGTGCTCGAAGGCGGCCGGCATTTTTCCATAGCGCCCGCGGTGCACGACGGGCGGGTTTACGCGGGCTCGATCACGCGCGCCAACGGCGGCATAATCTTCGCCCTGGACGCGGCCACCGGCGGCACCGTATGGACGTTCAACACGCTGCTCGACCCGACGGTGATACCGCCGGACAATGGGGCGGGCGGGGTGTGGTATACGCCGGCAGTAGACCTCGACGGCGACGTTTACTACGGCACGGGCAACGCATACACCACGCCGAGGCACAATCTCGAAAATCCCGATCCGATCCTCTACACGAACAGCCTCCTCAAGCTGGGCGGCGCTTCGGGCAGCCTCGAATGGTATTTCCAGGGCGTTCCGAACGACTTTTACGATTGGGACATGCAGACGGCTCCGTTGTACGTAGCCGAGGACGAGCCGATCGTTCTCGGGGCCGGGAAGATGGGCTATATCTACGCCTTCGACCCCGACGACGGGACGCTCCTGTGGAAGACGTCCGTCGGGTTTCACAACGGGCACGACGACGATTCCGTCAACGCGCTCGAGAATCCGGGCAGCGTCGTTATAGAGCCTCCGCTGGTAATAGCGCCGGGCGTTTACGGCGGCGTCGAGACGCCGATGGCGTATAAGGACGGCGTCGTGTATGCGGCGATCGCCAACCTGGCGACGACGCTGAGCGACCTCGACATCAACTACGGCGGGGCGACGGGCACTTTCGATTTCGACGGCAACACGGGCGAGATGGCTGCGCTCGACGTTTCGAACGGCAGCATCCTGTGGACGACCGACCTTCCGGGAATGGCGTTCGGAGCGGCCACGATCTCGAACGACCTCGTCTTCACGACGTCGTTCGACGGGAAGGTGTTCGCGCTCTCGCGGTCGGACGGATCGATCGTCTGGCAGGACGAGCTGCCGGCGGGGACGAA
- a CDS encoding response regulator transcription factor, with amino-acid sequence MKILIADDHPIFRHGLGEILSRDLDVTLVGEAATAAEVFERLASEDWDLLLLDISMPDRSGFDILEELKKLRPNLPVLMVSGHPEELYAERVVKAGAAGYVPKVCIGDELVRAVKRVIERGVYISPYLADKAVRDLNGGHRKEPHEALSRREYQVACMIASGKNLKLIANELKLSVKTIRAHRAAIFEKMEISSNTELIRYALENRLIY; translated from the coding sequence ATGAAGATACTTATCGCGGACGATCATCCCATCTTCCGGCACGGGCTCGGGGAGATACTGTCCAGGGACCTGGACGTGACCCTGGTCGGCGAAGCCGCGACCGCGGCCGAGGTGTTCGAGAGGCTGGCGTCGGAGGACTGGGATTTGCTCCTGCTCGACATATCCATGCCCGACAGGAGCGGGTTCGATATACTGGAGGAGCTGAAAAAGCTTCGCCCGAATCTCCCCGTGCTGATGGTGAGCGGGCACCCCGAGGAGCTTTACGCGGAGAGGGTCGTAAAGGCGGGGGCCGCCGGTTACGTGCCCAAAGTGTGCATAGGCGACGAGCTCGTGCGCGCGGTGAAGAGGGTGATCGAGCGGGGGGTCTACATCAGCCCGTACCTCGCCGACAAGGCCGTCCGCGATCTGAACGGCGGGCACAGAAAGGAGCCGCACGAGGCCTTGTCCCGCCGCGAATACCAGGTGGCCTGCATGATCGCGTCGGGCAAAAATCTTAAGCTCATAGCGAACGAGCTCAAGCTGAGCGTGAAAACGATAAGAGCGCACCGCGCGGCGATTTTCGAAAAGATGGAGATTAGCTCGAACACCGAGCTCATAAGATACGCCCTCGAAAACCGGCTGATTTACTAG
- a CDS encoding DHA2 family efflux MFS transporter permease subunit, with the protein MTPDNRHKWMTLIAMTGSLSMIFVDQTVVSVALPRIQADLAVSQTGLQWIVNAYVLSLAATVALGGKIGDILGRVHAFVAGVVLFALASAACGFAPNEGIIVWARAVQGLGAALMLPSSAAIVIDSFDLRERGKAMAIYVGVAQAFLALAPLLGGFLTEYLSWRWVFWINLPVAVLALVMTYVSKPPEGRQPGRKIRPVYAALLIAGMFAFVYGLQQGHDWGFGSPITYSLVGGGFLLMALFSYFQLRTDDPLIELRLFRVRAFTADAVLIFCIQFAMIIIIVFGAIYLQNIIGFTPVETGLAFMPIILAVVVMSQMAGRIFDRVGVKAPALAGSFLIAVGFFSQAPFLAGANFWVLLPGMIVLGCGIGLVMVPTNTDALNRAPSDLRGQASGVMQTMRQVGATVGLASIGGVVAGLETMGASRVAREYGGGAAEFGRLVTGTLQGQPDAVAKLAASSPEALEALRNTMSGSIAVGYYLAGGITVAAFLVALLLMKHGAQTEDAVHHVHGKSK; encoded by the coding sequence ATGACCCCGGATAACAGGCACAAATGGATGACGCTCATCGCGATGACCGGATCGCTGTCGATGATTTTCGTCGATCAGACGGTCGTGAGCGTCGCGCTGCCCAGAATACAGGCGGACCTCGCTGTCTCCCAGACGGGGCTTCAGTGGATAGTGAACGCCTACGTGCTGTCGCTCGCGGCGACCGTGGCGCTCGGCGGCAAGATAGGCGACATACTCGGCCGCGTGCATGCGTTCGTCGCCGGCGTCGTGCTCTTCGCGCTCGCATCGGCCGCGTGCGGCTTCGCGCCGAACGAGGGGATAATCGTCTGGGCGCGCGCAGTCCAGGGCCTTGGGGCCGCGCTCATGCTGCCGTCGTCCGCCGCTATAGTCATAGATTCCTTCGACCTCCGCGAAAGGGGGAAGGCGATGGCGATTTACGTCGGCGTCGCACAGGCGTTCCTCGCTCTGGCCCCGCTTTTGGGCGGGTTCCTGACGGAGTACCTCTCCTGGCGCTGGGTGTTCTGGATAAACCTCCCGGTCGCGGTGCTCGCGCTCGTGATGACTTACGTCTCGAAGCCGCCAGAAGGCAGGCAGCCCGGCCGTAAAATCAGGCCGGTTTACGCGGCGCTTCTCATAGCGGGCATGTTCGCGTTCGTCTACGGGCTCCAGCAGGGGCACGACTGGGGATTCGGCTCGCCGATAACGTACAGCCTGGTCGGCGGAGGGTTCCTGTTGATGGCGTTGTTCTCGTACTTTCAGCTAAGGACCGACGACCCGCTGATAGAGCTCAGGCTGTTTCGCGTGAGGGCGTTCACGGCCGACGCGGTCCTCATATTCTGCATACAGTTCGCGATGATCATCATAATCGTGTTCGGCGCGATATATCTGCAGAACATAATCGGGTTCACGCCCGTCGAAACGGGGCTCGCCTTCATGCCGATAATCCTGGCCGTCGTCGTGATGTCGCAGATGGCGGGGAGGATATTCGACAGGGTCGGGGTCAAGGCCCCGGCGCTCGCCGGGTCATTCCTGATAGCTGTCGGGTTCTTCTCGCAGGCGCCGTTTCTGGCCGGGGCGAATTTCTGGGTGCTCCTGCCGGGGATGATAGTGCTCGGGTGCGGCATAGGGCTCGTGATGGTGCCGACGAATACGGACGCGCTCAACCGCGCGCCGAGCGACCTTCGCGGGCAGGCGTCGGGCGTCATGCAGACGATGAGGCAGGTGGGCGCGACCGTGGGGCTCGCGTCGATAGGCGGCGTAGTGGCCGGGCTCGAGACCATGGGGGCTTCGCGCGTGGCCAGGGAGTACGGCGGGGGGGCCGCCGAATTCGGCAGGCTCGTGACCGGCACGCTCCAGGGGCAGCCGGACGCCGTCGCGAAGCTCGCGGCGAGCTCGCCCGAGGCGCTCGAAGCGCTCAGGAATACGATGTCGGGGAGCATAGCCGTCGGGTATTATCTCGCGGGCGGTATAACCGTCGCCGCCTTTCTCGTCGCGCTTTTGCTCATGAAGCACGGCGCCCAGACAGAGGACGCGGTGCACCACGTGCACGGGAAATCGAAGTAG
- a CDS encoding S24 family peptidase: protein MELAKPVTVDEADGNGRLDDCYIFVCNRGAAMEKLIMDGACVVIDVRSREIVSGGVYAISVRGEGVIIRECHAGPGGLLLTPYNKNYPEHLLPWDEFEPEAIVGKVFCSVLNVFG from the coding sequence ATGGAACTTGCCAAACCGGTAACTGTTGACGAGGCCGACGGGAACGGCCGGCTCGACGACTGTTACATATTCGTCTGCAACAGGGGGGCCGCGATGGAGAAGCTCATCATGGACGGGGCGTGCGTCGTGATAGACGTAAGGTCGAGGGAGATAGTCTCGGGCGGAGTGTACGCGATCTCGGTACGGGGCGAGGGGGTCATCATACGCGAGTGCCACGCCGGGCCGGGCGGGCTCTTGCTGACGCCATACAACAAGAACTATCCCGAGCACCTGCTCCCGTGGGACGAGTTCGAGCCGGAGGCGATCGTCGGGAAGGTGTTCTGCAGCGTGCTCAACGTGTTCGGATGA
- a CDS encoding GAF domain-containing protein, whose product MEIKESLKLPRGIADSLRVLIKIVEAVHKSSDLKEIYDTALDLVVQLDKVNMAAIYLLDDQGRNAVMQSHRNFPADYVEHASVIPVGKGITGKVLATGLMLNIEDIHKSSDIGPTGRRAGFHGVLGLPIDLDGKTIGVIWFARYKEEKFTRSEVELLTTIGSQIAIAVSRAKQRQELEEKNHNLSVLSALAERVHRSADLGFMYDTFLEVTKDLCIYNTMALYLVEQGEEGKRAVLQLEKGVGPDYIEHASIIPESEGVTWHVIRSGEPVYYDELSGGENPLGPAGRRLGHKAIFSMPIKYGVQTMGVINFGSTEKEFFDKSDIEIMLSLGNQMGTAIAKVKMLEEARERAIELEKLYTDLKLTQDQLIQSEKLASLGQLVSSIAHEINNPLTPILGYSQMLLAQPDIEDEKRDRFLQVIHQSADKVRKIVENLLSFARKDKPQREYADVNEILESAIEFRQYQLNLENIDVVKGLDPGLPKTMLDSNQIQQVFTNIILNAYHAMTSSRQNEGRLEVRSGVNDAGMIEVTFRDTGPGIPADIQNKIFDPFFTTKPTGVGTGLGLSVSYGIIKEHDGSIAVESDAGKDGTVFRITLPVLDIKDYLGVDEEEDSGPRMETADVSNGRIVMIVEDEELVTALVTGILESDGYSVEVAVNGEEALSKVSGVAYDFIVCDIKMPQMNGKEFYRRLKAMGTGLERRILFITGDPSTETLDFIEETGNRFLSKPFKIEEFREVVKEFE is encoded by the coding sequence ATGGAGATAAAAGAGTCTCTAAAGCTGCCAAGGGGCATCGCCGACAGTCTCAGGGTGCTGATCAAGATAGTCGAGGCCGTTCACAAGTCCTCGGATCTGAAAGAAATATACGACACAGCGCTCGACCTGGTCGTCCAGCTCGACAAGGTGAACATGGCGGCCATCTATCTCCTGGACGATCAGGGCAGGAACGCCGTCATGCAGTCCCACCGCAATTTCCCCGCCGATTACGTCGAGCACGCTTCGGTCATCCCCGTGGGAAAGGGCATAACGGGCAAGGTGCTCGCGACCGGGCTGATGCTGAATATAGAGGACATACACAAATCGAGCGATATAGGCCCCACCGGCAGGAGGGCCGGGTTCCACGGCGTCCTCGGCCTGCCGATAGACCTCGACGGCAAGACTATCGGCGTGATATGGTTCGCGAGGTATAAAGAGGAGAAGTTCACGAGGAGCGAGGTCGAGCTCCTGACGACCATAGGCAGCCAGATAGCCATAGCCGTATCCCGGGCCAAGCAGCGCCAGGAGCTGGAGGAGAAAAACCATAACCTCTCCGTCCTCAGCGCGCTCGCCGAAAGGGTGCACCGCTCGGCGGACCTCGGCTTCATGTACGACACGTTTCTCGAAGTCACGAAGGACCTCTGCATATACAACACCATGGCGCTCTATCTCGTCGAGCAGGGCGAGGAGGGGAAAAGGGCCGTCCTTCAGCTCGAAAAGGGCGTCGGGCCGGATTACATCGAGCATGCATCGATCATCCCCGAATCCGAGGGCGTGACGTGGCACGTGATAAGGTCGGGCGAGCCGGTGTACTACGACGAGCTGTCGGGCGGCGAGAATCCGCTGGGCCCGGCGGGCAGGCGTCTCGGGCACAAGGCCATATTCTCTATGCCCATAAAGTACGGTGTCCAGACGATGGGCGTCATAAATTTCGGGAGCACCGAGAAGGAGTTCTTCGACAAGAGCGACATAGAGATCATGCTCTCGCTCGGGAACCAGATGGGGACGGCGATAGCGAAGGTGAAGATGCTCGAAGAGGCCAGGGAGAGGGCCATAGAGCTCGAAAAGCTCTACACCGACCTGAAGCTGACGCAGGACCAGCTCATACAGTCCGAAAAGCTCGCGTCGCTGGGGCAGCTCGTTTCGAGCATAGCGCACGAGATAAATAACCCTCTTACGCCCATACTCGGCTACTCGCAGATGCTGCTCGCGCAGCCCGATATAGAGGACGAAAAGCGCGACAGGTTTTTGCAGGTGATACACCAGTCGGCGGACAAGGTGAGGAAGATCGTCGAGAACCTTCTCTCCTTCGCCCGTAAGGACAAGCCGCAGAGGGAGTATGCGGACGTCAACGAGATACTGGAGAGCGCGATAGAGTTCAGGCAGTACCAGCTTAACCTGGAAAACATCGACGTCGTGAAGGGCCTCGATCCCGGGCTGCCCAAAACGATGCTCGATTCGAACCAGATACAGCAGGTCTTCACGAACATCATACTGAACGCCTATCACGCCATGACCTCGTCGCGGCAGAACGAGGGGCGTCTAGAGGTCAGGAGCGGCGTAAACGACGCCGGGATGATAGAGGTAACGTTCAGGGACACGGGCCCGGGGATTCCGGCCGACATACAGAACAAGATATTCGACCCCTTTTTCACGACGAAGCCGACGGGCGTGGGCACCGGGCTCGGGCTTTCGGTGTCGTACGGGATAATAAAGGAGCACGACGGGAGCATCGCGGTCGAAAGCGATGCGGGAAAGGACGGGACGGTATTCAGGATAACGCTGCCCGTGCTCGACATAAAGGATTATCTCGGAGTGGACGAAGAGGAGGACAGCGGCCCCCGGATGGAAACAGCCGATGTCAGTAACGGCCGGATAGTCATGATCGTTGAGGACGAAGAGCTTGTCACCGCGCTCGTCACCGGGATACTCGAAAGCGACGGATATAGCGTGGAGGTCGCCGTCAACGGCGAGGAAGCGCTGTCGAAGGTGAGCGGGGTCGCATACGACTTCATCGTGTGCGACATCAAGATGCCTCAGATGAACGGGAAGGAATTCTACAGGAGGCTTAAGGCCATGGGCACGGGCCTCGAGCGGAGGATTCTTTTCATCACGGGCGACCCGAGCACGGAGACACTCGATTTCATCGAAGAGACGGGGAACAGGTTCCTCTCGAAGCCCTTCAAGATAGAGGAGTTCAGGGAGGTCGTAAAGGAGTTCGAATGA
- a CDS encoding rhodanese-like domain-containing protein, with amino-acid sequence MTLYSIITLAAAAALVAVSMAAASGGETAGRESADEEGIKEIQARDARALIEQRKNDGLVILDVRTKAEFDDGHINGSVNLDYKDEAFKEKLSGLDTSATYVVYCRSGRRSAEAAEIMEEMGFTDIYHLEEGVLGWQKAGLPVTR; translated from the coding sequence GTGACTCTTTACTCTATCATTACACTGGCCGCGGCGGCGGCCCTGGTCGCCGTGTCGATGGCTGCGGCCTCGGGCGGCGAAACCGCAGGGCGGGAATCGGCGGACGAAGAAGGCATAAAGGAAATCCAGGCCAGGGACGCCAGGGCGCTGATCGAGCAAAGGAAAAACGACGGGCTCGTCATTCTCGACGTCAGGACGAAGGCCGAATTCGACGACGGGCACATAAACGGCTCGGTCAACCTCGACTACAAGGACGAGGCCTTTAAGGAAAAGCTCTCCGGGCTCGACACGTCGGCCACTTACGTCGTCTACTGCCGCTCGGGCAGGCGGAGCGCCGAGGCCGCCGAGATCATGGAAGAGATGGGCTTCACCGACATATACCATCTCGAAGAAGGGGTGCTCGGCTGGCAGAAGGCCGGCCTCCCCGTCACCCGCTAG
- a CDS encoding class I SAM-dependent methyltransferase, whose protein sequence is MNADMKNHWNRAYSAKEVTELGWYETASEPSIRLVSKCGLGKDDPVLDVGAGASKLIDYLLDEGYGNVTAVDISETALGKLRERLGPEKSGRVRWIVDDVTKPAHMAGLSGVALWHDRALLHFLTGEKDRETYFGVLDRAIRSGGYVIVAAFSLTGARKCSGLDVRNYDVKSLSDFLGEGYDLIDSFDHLYHTPSGAERPYIYALFKKT, encoded by the coding sequence ATGAACGCAGACATGAAGAACCATTGGAACAGGGCATACTCCGCGAAAGAGGTGACCGAGCTGGGCTGGTACGAAACGGCCTCGGAGCCCTCGATAAGGCTGGTATCGAAATGCGGCCTCGGAAAAGACGATCCGGTTCTCGACGTCGGCGCGGGAGCGTCGAAGCTAATCGACTATCTTCTCGACGAAGGCTACGGGAACGTCACAGCCGTCGACATAAGCGAAACGGCGCTCGGGAAGCTCAGGGAACGACTCGGGCCCGAGAAGAGCGGCAGGGTCAGGTGGATCGTGGACGACGTTACGAAGCCCGCGCACATGGCCGGCCTGAGCGGCGTCGCGCTATGGCACGACAGGGCGCTTCTCCATTTCCTGACCGGGGAGAAAGACCGCGAGACTTACTTCGGCGTCCTCGACAGGGCGATAAGGAGCGGGGGCTACGTAATCGTCGCGGCGTTTTCCTTAACGGGGGCCAGGAAATGCAGCGGCCTCGACGTAAGGAATTACGATGTAAAATCTCTCTCGGATTTTCTGGGCGAGGGCTACGACCTCATCGACTCGTTCGACCACCTGTATCATACGCCCTCGGGCGCGGAAAGGCCCTACATATACGCCCTCTTTAAAAAGACCTGA
- a CDS encoding OmpA family protein — MYNYFTRSVLLIALSFGIGGALAGCMQNQTPPPPPGPPPGYMGSVAEFDINTATEEDIANALRADGRVIISGGVLFAFDSAEINPNAMELVGKLANVMQQHPDLNVAVVGYTDNTGNFNYNIKLSERRANAIVKQLVRDGVSPDRLAGVGVGPLSPIASNDTEEGRAQNRRVEFVLIR; from the coding sequence ATGTACAATTATTTCACCAGGTCAGTTCTATTGATTGCGCTTAGCTTTGGCATCGGCGGGGCGCTCGCCGGCTGCATGCAGAATCAAACGCCGCCGCCACCGCCCGGGCCGCCGCCGGGATACATGGGGAGCGTAGCCGAATTCGACATTAATACCGCGACCGAAGAGGACATCGCCAACGCCTTGAGGGCGGACGGACGCGTCATAATCAGCGGCGGTGTGCTGTTCGCATTCGACAGCGCCGAAATAAACCCGAACGCCATGGAGCTCGTCGGCAAGCTGGCCAACGTGATGCAGCAGCATCCGGACCTGAACGTCGCCGTCGTCGGATACACGGACAACACCGGCAACTTCAACTACAATATCAAGCTGTCGGAGCGCCGCGCCAACGCCATCGTGAAGCAGCTCGTCAGGGACGGGGTGTCGCCGGACAGGCTGGCCGGTGTGGGTGTAGGGCCGCTGAGCCCGATCGCGTCCAACGATACCGAGGAAGGCCGCGCGCAGAACAGGCGCGTCGAGTTCGTGCTGATACGCTGA
- a CDS encoding NAD(P)H-dependent oxidoreductase produces MAERDIRIVLIKGSVRPGNYTSMAAALVLDELGKQEGVSVEVIDPGVLDLSPPGMDEGKPDPERIRKIVKEATGMVLATPEYHGSFSSTMKLVIENLGFPSVMSGKPVALLGVAAGSIGAIKSLESLGSVCQHVGAIVMPGPVSVANVREVFDEDGNCLVPAVEARVRSVATNLIHYIEDNICPRVSLEAFVREKEMAEEGARM; encoded by the coding sequence ATGGCGGAAAGGGACATTAGAATCGTGTTGATAAAGGGGAGCGTGAGGCCGGGGAATTATACGTCGATGGCGGCGGCGCTCGTGCTGGACGAGCTCGGGAAGCAGGAGGGTGTGAGCGTGGAAGTCATCGACCCGGGGGTGCTCGACCTTTCGCCCCCGGGGATGGACGAGGGCAAGCCCGACCCCGAGCGTATAAGGAAGATCGTGAAGGAGGCGACGGGGATGGTGCTCGCGACGCCCGAGTATCACGGGAGCTTTTCGAGCACGATGAAGCTCGTCATAGAGAACCTCGGCTTCCCGTCCGTCATGTCGGGAAAGCCCGTCGCGCTGCTCGGTGTGGCGGCGGGATCGATCGGCGCAATAAAGTCGCTCGAAAGCCTGGGGAGCGTGTGCCAGCACGTGGGGGCGATAGTGATGCCGGGGCCCGTTTCCGTCGCGAACGTGAGGGAGGTGTTCGACGAGGACGGGAACTGCCTCGTCCCGGCCGTCGAGGCAAGGGTGCGCTCAGTCGCGACGAATCTTATACATTACATCGAGGACAACATCTGCCCGAGGGTATCGCTCGAAGCCTTCGTCAGGGAGAAGGAGATGGCGGAGGAAGGGGCGAGGATGTGA